The Mustela erminea isolate mMusErm1 chromosome 6, mMusErm1.Pri, whole genome shotgun sequence genome includes a region encoding these proteins:
- the LOC116593623 gene encoding translation initiation factor IF-2-like has protein sequence MFHRNVTYSLPREEGCKLKKSCPAHAFPHWGCCLKAPRWLWPFGQKKRKSTSDDEIGRRLADTRSISLTRRVTVPGSAGAGTGDSGGMPLTLPTCLHHRVVQEPEPMEAEPEAALSEEPEPAPPASTAPEAGMLPAGTSAGDQEPAGDWAPAHSEADSVREELVSAPVPGPAFAMDPAPDNTCASALESAPASPPTPPPVERPEPLLVPTALLLEQLPFVLSPKPGNLQERFVPDVPGEKVKIRRSMQVPWREGGLGNSEQHLSRAAGAATPSRARPGTHPGPLWRGLSRMYLRECSAQWWGKDREWNSANALGDGGILGPSPYGRMSCSYCPRVIGGTRSRKHLLEPPPATLLLGTFGVVEEVERIQGDKGPRRRKHSTERTDGRAQCHHPGPGL, from the exons ATGTTCCATCGAAACGTGACTTACAGTTTGCCCAGGGAGGAAG GCTGCAAGCTGAAGAAATCATGCCCTGCACATGCTTTCCCTCACTGGGGATGTTGTCTTAAGGCTCCCAGATGGCTCTGGCCATTTggccaaaagaagagaaag AGCACTAGTGACGATGAAATAGGAAGGAGGCTGGCGGACACCCGCTCCATCTCCCTGACCAGGAGAGTGACCGTACCGGGCTCTGCAGGAGCAGGGACTGGGGACTCCGGGGGAATGCCTCTGACACTGCCCACGTGCCTACACCACCGCGTGGTCCAGGAGCCGGAGCCCATGGAGGCCGAGCCTGAGG CTGCTCTGTCGGAGGAGCCAGAGCCGGCCCCACCTGCATCCACAGCTCCAGAGGCGGGGATGTTGCCTGCAGGGACTTCAGCAGGAGACCAGGAGCCAGCAGGTGACTGGGCACCTGCCCACAGCGAGGCTGACTCTGTCCGGGAAGAGCTGGTGTCTGCCCCCGTTCCGGGGCCTGCCTTTGCTATGGATCCTGCCCCTGACAACACCTGTGCCTCTGCTCTGGAATccgcccctgcctctccccctactcctccTCCTGTGGAGCGCCCAGAGCCCCTTCTGGTGCCCACAGCCCTGCTCCTAGAACAGTTACCCTTTGTTCTATCCCCCAAACCTGGCAACCTGCAGGAACGTTTTGTCCCCGACGt ccctggggagaaggTGAAGATCCGGAGGTCGATGCAggtcccctggagagaagggggacTGGGGAACAGTGAGCAGCACCTATCCCGGGCAGCAGGTGCAGCCACACCTAGCCGTGCCCGGCCTGGCACTCACCCCGGGCCACTCTGGCGCGGTCTTTCACGGATGTACCTTCGGGAGTGTTCAGCGCAATGGTGGGGGAAAGACCGGGAATGGAACAGCGCTAACGCCCTAGGAGATGGTGGGATCCTCGGTCCCAGTCCTTATGGCAGAATGTCCTGTAGCTACTGCCCCAGAGTCATCGGGGGCACGAGATCTAGAAAGCACCTCCTGGAGCCCCCTCCTGCCACCCTGCTCCTGGGAACATTCGGAGTTGTTGAGGAAGTCGAGAGGATCCAGGGTGACAAAGGGCCAAGGAGAAGGAAGCACAGCACTGAGAGGACGGATGGACGTGCCCAGTGCCACCATCCCGGGCCCGGGCTGTGA
- the LOC116594243 gene encoding skin secretory protein xP2-like isoform X1, whose product MFFCCVPTSGGCKLKKSCPAHAFPHWGCCLKAPRWLWPFGQKKRKSTSDDEIGRRLADTRSISLTRRVTVPGSAGAGTGDSGGMPLTLPTCLHHRVVQEPEPVEAEPEAAPSEEPEPAPPASTAPEAGMLPAGTSAGDQEPAGDWAPAHSEADSVREELVSAPVPGPAFAMDPAPDNTCASALESAPASPPTPPPVERPEPLLVPTALLLEQLPFVLSPNPGNLQERFVPDVYIFPFCYILILILSLRVLYTIYHSF is encoded by the exons ATGTTCTTCTGTTGTGTTCCTACATCTGGAGGCTGCAAGCTGAAGAAATCATGCCCTGCACATGCTTTCCCTCACTGGGGATGTTGTCTTAAGGCTCCCCGATGGCTCTGGCCATTTggccaaaagaagagaaag AGCACTAGTGACGATGAAATAGGAAGGAGGCTGGCGGACACCCGCTCCATCTCCCTGACCAGGAGAGTGACCGTACCGGGCTCTGCAGGAGCAGGGACTGGGGACTCCGGGGGAATGCCTCTGACACTGCCCACGTGCCTACACCACCGCGTGGTCCAGGAGCCGGAGCCCGTGGAGGCCGAGCCTGAGG CTGCTCCATCAGAGGAGCCAGAGCCGGCCCCACCTGCATCCACAGCTCCAGAGGCGGGGATGTTGCCTGCAGGGACTTCAGCAGGAGACCAGGAGCCAGCAGGTGACTGGGCACCTGCCCACAGCGAGGCTGACTCTGTCCGGGAAGAGCTGGTGTCTGCCCCTGTCCCAGGGCCTGCCTTTGCTATGGATCCTGCCCCTGACAACACCTGTGCCTCCGCTCTCGAATccgcccctgcctctccccctactcctccTCCTGTGGAGCGCCCAGAGCCCCTTCTGGTGCCCACAGCCCTGCTCCTAGAACAGTTACCCTTTGTTCTATCCCCCAACCCTGGCAACCTGCAGGAACGTTTTGTGCCCGACGtgtacatttttcctttctgctacatactgattttgattttgtctttACGTGTTCTGTATACTATTTATCATtcgttttaa
- the LOC116594243 gene encoding skin secretory protein xP2-like isoform X2 → MLSLTGDVVLRLPDGSGHLAKRRERRVTVPGSAGAGTGDSGGMPLTLPTCLHHRVVQEPEPVEAEPEAAPSEEPEPAPPASTAPEAGMLPAGTSAGDQEPAGDWAPAHSEADSVREELVSAPVPGPAFAMDPAPDNTCASALESAPASPPTPPPVERPEPLLVPTALLLEQLPFVLSPNPGNLQERFVPDVYIFPFCYILILILSLRVLYTIYHSF, encoded by the exons ATGCTTTCCCTCACTGGGGATGTTGTCTTAAGGCTCCCCGATGGCTCTGGCCATTTggccaaaagaagagaaag GAGAGTGACCGTACCGGGCTCTGCAGGAGCAGGGACTGGGGACTCCGGGGGAATGCCTCTGACACTGCCCACGTGCCTACACCACCGCGTGGTCCAGGAGCCGGAGCCCGTGGAGGCCGAGCCTGAGG CTGCTCCATCAGAGGAGCCAGAGCCGGCCCCACCTGCATCCACAGCTCCAGAGGCGGGGATGTTGCCTGCAGGGACTTCAGCAGGAGACCAGGAGCCAGCAGGTGACTGGGCACCTGCCCACAGCGAGGCTGACTCTGTCCGGGAAGAGCTGGTGTCTGCCCCTGTCCCAGGGCCTGCCTTTGCTATGGATCCTGCCCCTGACAACACCTGTGCCTCCGCTCTCGAATccgcccctgcctctccccctactcctccTCCTGTGGAGCGCCCAGAGCCCCTTCTGGTGCCCACAGCCCTGCTCCTAGAACAGTTACCCTTTGTTCTATCCCCCAACCCTGGCAACCTGCAGGAACGTTTTGTGCCCGACGtgtacatttttcctttctgctacatactgattttgattttgtctttACGTGTTCTGTATACTATTTATCATtcgttttaa